One window from the genome of [Clostridium] celerecrescens 18A encodes:
- the def gene encoding peptide deformylase yields the protein MAIRKIRTIGDEILRKHCKPVKEITPRISELIVDMFETMYESNGVGLAASQVGILKQIVVIDVDDGNQYVLINPDIVETRGSQTGPEGCLSVPGKSGTVTRPDYVRVKAFDASMEPFELEGEGFLARAICHECDHLNGDLYVDKVEGELEDVSLDEDEEGEVEE from the coding sequence ATGGCAATTAGAAAGATTAGAACCATTGGAGATGAAATTTTAAGAAAGCACTGCAAACCTGTAAAAGAGATCACACCAAGGATTTCCGAGCTGATCGTAGATATGTTTGAAACTATGTATGAATCAAATGGAGTTGGCCTTGCAGCTTCCCAGGTGGGAATTTTAAAGCAGATCGTAGTTATAGATGTAGATGACGGCAACCAGTATGTGCTTATTAATCCGGACATCGTGGAGACCAGGGGAAGTCAGACCGGGCCGGAAGGCTGCCTTAGCGTTCCAGGAAAATCCGGAACGGTTACCAGGCCCGATTATGTAAGGGTAAAGGCTTTTGATGCTTCCATGGAGCCGTTTGAACTGGAAGGGGAAGGATTTTTAGCTCGTGCAATCTGTCATGAATGCGACCATTTAAACGGCGATTTATACGTAGACAAAGTGGAAGGCGAGCTGGAGGATGTCTCCCTTGATGAGGATGAAGAAGGAGAGGTTGAAGAATAA
- the rsmB gene encoding 16S rRNA (cytosine(967)-C(5))-methyltransferase RsmB: MMTKETDSREISLDILLEIMERGGYSHIILRQALNKYQYLDKSERAFISRIVEGSVEYLLQIDYIIDSFSNTKVSKMKPVIRTILRMSVYQLLYMDRVPDSAVCNEAVKLAVKRKFTGLKGFVNGVLRNITRNKEGLGWPDDSVRYSMPAWIVSMWEETYGRETAVTIMESFLKNKKTTVRCNFAKASKEEILQSLKKQGAEVSESGISEAVLCIEKYDYLEGLEAFQKGYIQVQDLSSSFVGEIADPKKGDYVIDVCGAPGGKSIHIADKLDGTGMVEVRDLSLLKINMVEENMKRCGFLNIRTKVQDALVADPDSVEKADIVIADLPCSGLGIIGRKPDIKYRMTPEALESLAALQQNILSVVQAYVKPGGRLIFSTCTINRKENEENARWFLEHFPFDCISLEGKLGEGLDSAAANREFIQLLPGIHPCDGFFIAEFQKR; this comes from the coding sequence ATGATGACTAAAGAGACAGACAGCAGGGAAATCTCACTGGATATCCTGTTAGAGATTATGGAGCGGGGAGGCTACAGCCATATCATCCTGCGTCAGGCTCTAAATAAGTATCAATATCTGGATAAATCGGAACGGGCCTTCATTTCCAGAATCGTAGAGGGGTCTGTAGAATACCTGCTTCAGATCGATTATATCATTGATTCCTTTTCTAATACAAAAGTTTCAAAGATGAAACCGGTAATACGCACTATTTTGCGCATGTCGGTCTATCAGCTTCTTTATATGGACCGTGTTCCCGATTCCGCTGTATGCAACGAAGCGGTGAAACTTGCCGTGAAACGGAAATTTACAGGATTAAAGGGATTTGTTAATGGAGTGCTGAGGAATATTACCAGAAATAAAGAGGGATTGGGCTGGCCCGATGATTCTGTCCGTTATTCTATGCCGGCATGGATCGTATCCATGTGGGAGGAGACCTATGGCAGGGAAACAGCAGTCACCATAATGGAATCCTTTTTAAAAAATAAAAAAACCACGGTCCGCTGCAATTTTGCAAAGGCTTCAAAAGAAGAAATCCTTCAGAGTCTTAAAAAGCAGGGGGCAGAAGTAAGTGAGTCCGGAATCTCAGAAGCAGTGCTTTGCATTGAAAAATATGATTACCTGGAAGGCCTGGAGGCATTCCAAAAGGGATATATCCAGGTTCAGGATTTAAGTTCCAGCTTTGTAGGTGAAATTGCTGACCCTAAAAAGGGAGATTACGTCATTGATGTCTGCGGCGCGCCGGGAGGAAAGAGCATTCATATAGCAGATAAGCTTGACGGGACTGGTATGGTGGAGGTCCGGGACTTAAGTCTATTAAAGATAAATATGGTCGAAGAAAATATGAAACGATGCGGATTTTTAAATATCCGCACAAAAGTCCAGGATGCACTTGTTGCTGACCCGGATTCCGTGGAAAAGGCGGATATCGTCATTGCCGATCTGCCTTGTTCCGGACTTGGAATCATTGGACGAAAGCCGGACATCAAATACCGCATGACGCCGGAAGCCCTGGAATCTTTGGCCGCGCTCCAGCAAAATATCCTGTCGGTTGTCCAGGCATATGTAAAACCGGGCGGACGTCTGATTTTCAGTACATGTACCATAAACAGAAAAGAAAATGAAGAAAATGCCCGGTGGTTTCTTGAGCATTTTCCTTTTGACTGCATAAGTCTCGAGGGAAAACTTGGAGAAGGGCTGGATTCAGCCGCCGCAAACCGGGAGTTTATACAGCTTTTGCCGGGAATCCATCCCTGTGACGGATTTTTTATTGCGGAATTTCAAAAAAGGTAG
- a CDS encoding zinc metallopeptidase, giving the protein MYYGGMMGYYWDPTWILVIIGAVLSMVASARVNSTFNKYSKVRSMSGMTGAEAAKRLLNSQGIYDVQVRSVGGQLTDHYDPRTKTVNLSDSVYGSTSVAAIGVAAHECGHVMQDSTGYIPLKLRAAIVPAANIGSKAALPLIILGVIIGGIGSPLVNIGLILFSLAVIFQLITLPVEFNASSRAVTLLGQVGILGDQELGYTRKVLGAAALTYVAALAATVLQLLRLVILFGGRRNDD; this is encoded by the coding sequence ATGTATTATGGCGGAATGATGGGATATTATTGGGATCCAACCTGGATCCTGGTCATCATCGGAGCAGTTCTGTCCATGGTGGCATCTGCAAGAGTGAACAGCACATTTAATAAATATTCAAAAGTAAGAAGCATGTCCGGAATGACAGGGGCTGAAGCAGCAAAGCGCCTTTTAAATTCCCAGGGCATTTATGATGTTCAGGTAAGGTCTGTAGGCGGGCAGCTTACGGATCATTATGATCCAAGAACCAAAACTGTTAACCTGTCTGACTCTGTTTATGGTTCCACATCAGTGGCAGCAATCGGTGTCGCAGCGCACGAATGCGGACATGTAATGCAGGACAGCACAGGCTATATTCCTCTGAAACTTCGGGCAGCCATTGTGCCGGCGGCCAATATTGGCTCCAAGGCAGCACTGCCTCTCATTATTCTTGGTGTTATAATAGGGGGAATCGGTTCTCCCTTAGTTAATATCGGCCTGATCCTGTTTTCTCTGGCGGTGATTTTCCAGCTGATCACCCTTCCTGTGGAATTCAATGCTTCCAGCCGGGCGGTTACACTTTTGGGCCAGGTGGGGATTTTAGGTGACCAGGAATTAGGTTATACCAGAAAAGTGCTGGGTGCGGCAGCCCTTACCTATGTGGCGGCGCTTGCTGCAACCGTGCTTCAGCTTCTAAGGCTGGTTATCTTGTTTGGAGGAAGAAGGAATGATGACTAA
- the fmt gene encoding methionyl-tRNA formyltransferase: protein MRIIFMGTPDFSVPALEALKEAGHEILAVVTQPDKPKGRGKEVQMTPVKEKAMEYQLPVYQPVKARDPEFVKILSDMAPELIIVVAFGQLLPKSILDIPKYGCVNIHASLLPKYRGASPLQYAVINGEKESGVTTMMMAESLDTGDMLDQEAISLDEKETFGSLHDKLSRLGGRLILKTINKLEDGTAIRIPQDDSKTCYVGMIKKSMGDIDWSMDAVSIERLIRGLNPWPSAYTVWNGKVMKLWEAEAVDKEYEGAYGQVAEVSRDTLVIKTGKGGLSIRKLQLQGKKCMDIDAFLRGYPIAKGTVLERLADIPKSQESAGKKEERGV, encoded by the coding sequence ATGCGTATCATATTTATGGGAACACCTGATTTTTCCGTTCCCGCTCTTGAGGCTTTAAAAGAGGCCGGGCATGAGATCCTTGCGGTAGTTACCCAGCCGGATAAACCAAAGGGAAGAGGGAAGGAAGTCCAGATGACTCCGGTAAAGGAGAAGGCAATGGAATACCAACTTCCTGTTTACCAGCCGGTTAAAGCCAGGGATCCGGAATTTGTAAAAATTCTTTCAGACATGGCACCGGAGCTGATCATAGTGGTTGCTTTCGGACAGCTTCTGCCAAAGTCCATACTGGATATTCCCAAATACGGTTGTGTGAATATCCATGCTTCTCTGCTTCCTAAGTACCGCGGCGCATCTCCCTTACAGTATGCGGTCATTAACGGGGAAAAGGAAAGCGGTGTCACGACCATGATGATGGCGGAGTCTCTGGATACCGGAGATATGCTGGATCAGGAAGCCATTTCTTTGGATGAAAAAGAAACCTTTGGCAGCCTTCATGATAAACTGAGCAGGCTTGGAGGCAGGCTTATTTTAAAAACCATAAACAAACTGGAAGATGGAACTGCCATCCGTATTCCCCAGGATGATTCTAAGACCTGCTATGTAGGCATGATAAAAAAGTCTATGGGAGACATTGACTGGTCCATGGATGCAGTATCCATTGAGCGCCTGATTCGTGGATTAAACCCATGGCCCAGCGCCTATACAGTCTGGAATGGAAAAGTGATGAAACTATGGGAAGCAGAAGCAGTGGATAAGGAGTATGAAGGGGCTTATGGCCAGGTGGCAGAGGTTAGCCGGGATACGCTGGTCATAAAAACCGGAAAAGGCGGCTTATCCATCCGCAAACTTCAGCTGCAAGGGAAAAAGTGCATGGATATTGACGCGTTTCTCCGCGGATATCCCATTGCAAAAGGCACCGTTTTGGAGCGCCTTGCGGACATACCTAAAAGCCAGGAAAGCGCGGGCAAGAAAGAAGAAAGGGGAGTCTGA
- a CDS encoding UDP-N-acetylmuramoyl-tripeptide--D-alanyl-D-alanine ligase, producing the protein MINMTIKEILSATGGKLLCGNENTVLEHISIDSRSMRGNDLFVPIIGEKQDAHRFIGQAFDNGATATLTSEHDAMDLAKPWIRVEDTKKALQAIGSYYRDRLTLPLVGITGSVGKTTTREMVACALSARYSVYKTPGNHNSQVGVPITLSEISAGDEIGVIELGMSEPGELTVIARIAKIQMAVITNIGVTHIEQLGSQENIYREKMTIQDGLMDGGILFLNGDDPLLKTTKAKEGCKTIYYGTGENCDYRALDVHLEEGFPAFTAVFGQKKVPIRLAVMGSHNVLNAMVSLAVASECGIPMEEASKCLQEFTGFKNRQQIYHVAGMTIIDDTYNASPVSMKAGLEVLGSITKAERRIAVLADMKELGEKSPEYHYEIGEYIAEHPVYEVVTLGELAGEIARAVKEHAPHITVKEFMEPELLVSYLNKELKEGDCVLFKGSNSMNLGPVAEKFYRP; encoded by the coding sequence ATGATAAATATGACAATAAAAGAAATACTTTCAGCCACAGGAGGAAAGCTTCTTTGCGGAAACGAGAATACAGTTTTAGAACACATCAGTATTGACTCAAGATCGATGAGGGGAAATGATCTGTTTGTCCCTATCATTGGAGAAAAACAAGATGCTCACCGCTTTATCGGGCAGGCCTTTGACAATGGAGCAACAGCGACGCTTACCAGCGAGCATGACGCCATGGACTTAGCGAAACCCTGGATCCGGGTTGAGGATACAAAAAAGGCTCTTCAGGCCATTGGGAGCTATTACAGGGACCGTTTAACACTTCCTCTTGTTGGAATTACGGGAAGCGTAGGAAAGACCACTACAAGAGAAATGGTCGCTTGCGCCCTGTCTGCCCGTTATTCCGTCTATAAAACTCCTGGAAACCATAACAGTCAGGTGGGGGTGCCCATCACCTTATCGGAGATTTCGGCCGGGGATGAAATCGGAGTCATTGAACTGGGAATGAGTGAGCCGGGAGAGCTGACCGTCATTGCCAGGATTGCAAAGATCCAGATGGCTGTGATTACCAACATTGGCGTAACCCATATCGAGCAGTTGGGGTCCCAGGAAAATATTTACAGGGAAAAGATGACCATCCAGGATGGCCTTATGGATGGCGGAATCCTGTTTTTAAATGGGGATGACCCGCTTTTAAAAACAACAAAGGCAAAAGAAGGCTGTAAGACCATCTATTACGGAACAGGGGAAAATTGTGATTACAGGGCTCTGGATGTCCATCTTGAGGAGGGCTTTCCGGCCTTTACTGCAGTTTTTGGCCAGAAGAAGGTTCCTATACGGCTGGCGGTTATGGGAAGCCATAACGTGTTAAATGCCATGGTGTCTCTTGCAGTAGCTTCTGAATGCGGCATTCCTATGGAAGAAGCTTCAAAATGCCTTCAGGAATTCACCGGCTTTAAAAACCGTCAGCAAATCTATCATGTGGCAGGTATGACCATCATAGATGATACATATAACGCCAGCCCGGTTTCTATGAAAGCAGGTCTGGAGGTTTTAGGCTCTATAACAAAGGCGGAACGAAGGATCGCAGTATTGGCTGATATGAAGGAACTGGGAGAAAAATCCCCAGAATACCATTATGAAATCGGGGAATACATTGCAGAACATCCGGTATATGAGGTAGTGACTTTAGGAGAATTGGCAGGGGAGATCGCCAGAGCGGTGAAGGAACACGCTCCTCATATTACGGTTAAAGAATTTATGGAACCGGAGCTGCTGGTATCTTATTTAAATAAGGAGTTAAAGGAAGGGGACTGCGTGCTGTTTAAGGGCTCCAACAGCATGAATCTGGGCCCTGTAGCAGAAAAATTTTACCGGCCTTGA
- the priA gene encoding replication restart helicase PriA has translation MTERYARIIIDISHEKVDRTFDYRIPAGLLDEVAVGSLVLIPFGKGNSMRKGYVVGIAAHADYDPDKIKEIAGIVTDGVSAESLLISLAWWLKERYGSTMNQALKTVLPVKQKVKPKEKKVLKSLLDHSQLINALEEAEKKKYKARARLFQALMENPVIPYEIATNQMNLSAATLKPVIEKGYVSLDCEEVYRNPVKTEAKERNKVVLNGEQQTIVDSFCLDYSQSIRKTYVIHGITGSGKTEVYMELIQRVIEDGKQVIVLIPEIALTYQTVLRFYGRFGNRVSIINSRLSAGERYDQFERARNGDIDIMIGPRSALFTPFSRLGLILIDEEHEGAYKSEVSPRYHAREVAEKRASMQGASLVLGSATPSLEAYSKALQGEYRLFRLTERAKKNSRLAAVSVVDLRQELKEGNKSIFSRNLQALIEDRLKKREQAMLFINRRGYANFVSCRSCGEAIRCPHCDVTLTLHNNSRLVCHYCGYSISMPDRCPACSSPYIANFGVGTQKIEQMTKKMFPAARVLRMDLDTTSKKGGHEEILTAFSEGEADILIGTQMIVKGHDFPNVTLVGVLAADLSLNTPDYRSAERTFQLLTQAAGRAGRDSRNGDVVIQTYSPEHYSIVTAANQDYEAFYQQEMAYRRLMKYPPASGLLTVQFSSRKEDCLKEAAALAAGFVAPLAEQEAVQVIGPVDASVYKINDIYRKILYLKQENYDILIKIRDHIDVFSENHWQLFDQVMIQYDFS, from the coding sequence ATGACTGAACGATATGCCCGGATTATTATTGATATTTCCCATGAAAAAGTTGACAGAACCTTTGATTATAGGATCCCGGCCGGTCTACTTGATGAAGTGGCTGTGGGGTCCCTGGTTTTGATTCCTTTTGGAAAAGGGAATTCCATGCGGAAAGGGTATGTGGTCGGCATTGCCGCCCATGCGGATTATGATCCGGATAAAATTAAGGAAATAGCAGGGATCGTTACTGATGGTGTATCAGCGGAATCTCTGCTCATTTCTCTGGCATGGTGGCTGAAAGAACGGTATGGCTCCACCATGAACCAGGCATTAAAAACGGTACTTCCGGTAAAGCAAAAGGTAAAGCCAAAGGAAAAAAAGGTACTTAAAAGCCTGTTGGATCATTCTCAGCTTATCAATGCTTTAGAGGAAGCGGAAAAAAAGAAATATAAGGCCAGAGCTCGCCTTTTTCAGGCGCTTATGGAAAATCCCGTCATCCCATACGAAATTGCAACCAACCAAATGAACCTTTCTGCAGCCACCTTAAAGCCGGTGATAGAAAAAGGATACGTAAGCCTTGATTGTGAAGAGGTTTACAGAAATCCTGTTAAAACAGAGGCAAAAGAAAGAAATAAGGTGGTTTTAAATGGGGAACAGCAGACCATTGTAGACAGCTTTTGCCTGGATTATTCCCAATCGATAAGAAAGACCTATGTGATCCACGGCATTACTGGAAGCGGAAAAACGGAAGTTTACATGGAACTGATCCAAAGGGTCATAGAGGATGGAAAGCAAGTGATCGTTCTCATTCCGGAGATTGCCTTAACCTACCAAACCGTTCTGCGTTTCTACGGAAGATTTGGGAACCGGGTATCCATCATCAATTCAAGATTGTCGGCAGGTGAACGGTATGACCAGTTTGAACGGGCAAGAAACGGAGATATTGATATTATGATCGGTCCCCGTTCGGCCCTGTTTACGCCCTTTTCCCGTCTCGGGCTGATTCTGATAGACGAAGAGCATGAGGGGGCTTATAAAAGTGAAGTATCCCCTAGATACCATGCCAGAGAGGTGGCTGAGAAAAGGGCCTCCATGCAGGGGGCATCTTTGGTGTTAGGCTCGGCGACTCCATCCCTGGAAGCTTATTCAAAAGCCCTTCAGGGGGAATACCGGCTTTTTCGACTGACGGAACGGGCAAAAAAGAACAGCCGACTGGCGGCAGTATCTGTGGTAGATTTAAGGCAGGAGCTAAAAGAAGGCAATAAATCCATTTTCAGCAGGAATTTACAGGCATTGATCGAGGACCGGCTGAAGAAAAGAGAGCAGGCCATGCTGTTTATCAACAGGCGAGGTTATGCAAATTTTGTTTCCTGCCGTTCCTGCGGCGAAGCCATTCGCTGCCCACACTGTGACGTGACTCTGACACTTCATAATAACAGCCGACTTGTTTGCCATTATTGTGGTTATTCCATATCCATGCCAGACCGCTGTCCTGCATGCAGTTCTCCTTACATTGCCAATTTCGGCGTGGGGACCCAGAAGATAGAGCAGATGACAAAAAAGATGTTTCCAGCTGCCAGAGTCCTGCGAATGGATCTTGACACCACCTCCAAAAAGGGTGGACACGAGGAGATACTCACCGCTTTTTCTGAAGGAGAGGCTGACATCCTTATAGGCACTCAGATGATCGTAAAGGGGCATGATTTCCCCAATGTGACCCTGGTTGGAGTGCTGGCGGCAGATCTGTCCTTGAATACCCCGGACTACCGTTCTGCTGAACGGACCTTCCAGCTCTTAACCCAAGCGGCAGGAAGGGCCGGACGGGATTCTCGAAACGGTGACGTGGTCATTCAGACCTATAGTCCGGAGCATTACAGCATTGTGACTGCCGCAAATCAGGATTATGAGGCGTTTTACCAACAGGAAATGGCATATCGGCGCCTGATGAAATACCCACCGGCAAGCGGCCTTTTAACCGTTCAGTTTTCCTCCAGAAAGGAAGACTGCTTAAAAGAAGCAGCGGCTTTGGCAGCCGGGTTTGTTGCCCCCCTTGCGGAACAGGAAGCGGTACAGGTCATCGGCCCGGTAGATGCGAGCGTTTACAAAATTAATGATATCTATAGAAAAATTTTATACTTGAAACAGGAAAACTATGATATACTAATAAAAATCAGGGATCATATCGATGTTTTTTCAGAAAACCATTGGCAGTTGTTTGATCAGGTAATGATTCAATATGATTTTTCATAA